CCGCGCCGACGGGGCCGATCGGGTCCCCACTGCCGTGGACCGCGAGCGTGGGGGTCGTCAACGTGGGCAATTCCGATCCCATGCGGTCCCAGGCAGCGTCGAGTTCGCGGCCCAGTGCGGCCCCGTCGGCGTCGACGAACGCCAGCGGATCATGTTGCAACGAGTCGAGATAGAACGGGTCCCGCGAGAGCCAGGACGGGTCGAGGTTGAAAGAGGTGTCTGCGTCGAGCATCTCGCGCAGCGGGACCAGCGGTGCACCGGAGATCACGCCCGCGCGATACCGATCCGGTTCCGCGAGCAGCCGAAACAGGGTCACCACCGATCCGAACGAATGCCCCTGCGCCACCAGCGGTAATCCAGGGTGTTCTCGGGCGACGTGCTCGGTCAGTTGATCGGCGAGCGCCGAACTCGCGGCGGCGGAGACGAAGTCGCCGCGCGCACCGGGACTCAGACCGTGGCCGTACTGATCAACGGCCCACAGGTCGAATCCGGCGGCGTTCAACGCGAAGCCGTAGCGGTGATACAGGCCTGTGTGCTCGCCGAAACCGTGCAGAAAGACGATTGCCGCGCGAGGTTCGGGCGCGGCCCAGTGTCGGTAGTAGACCGGACCGCGGTCGGTGTCGAAGACGGGCATGGCGTCGACTGCACCACGCGCGGACACTGTGCCGCAAGCATTCTGCGCATTCGCGTTGGGTCGTTGCCGGGCCAGGGAATGTGGGGAACACTCCGGAGCGCAGGCGATGCCAGCCGGCCATCATGTCCGAGATGTTTCCGACCCGGATGAGGTATTCCGGTGTCTCCCTTGGCTATCAGGTCACTGCGATCGCCGCGGGTTCGGTCGCTCCGAGCATCGCGACCGGGCTGCTCAAGAAGTACGACTCCTCGTATACCGCTGAGGTGATTCCTTGACGTGTGGGACCCCACGTGTGGACCACTGGGCAGCTGTCGGGAGCGGCGCGAGGCTCGGATTGTCCGCAGCGGAGGGCCTCCAGCTGGAGATTTGCGGGTTCGGCCACATCGGCAAGGGGTGTCCGAGGGCTATGAGCGGACGTCGCGAACGGAGCCCTCCACAGAAAAGGTCAACCGACTAACATTCTGCGCGACCCCCTTTGTGGAAGCCAATTGAGCCTACCCTAAAGTAGGTAAGGCAAACCTATTGTGACTAAGGTAAATTTCAGGTAATTTTCAGCCGTTCCTCAGTTAACCCCCTAACCACCAGGGAGATCTACGTGCAACATCCTGGCTTTTCCGCCATCGCCGCTACGCCGGTCGTGACCCGCAAGGACAAGCTCGCGCTTGCCACGGTCGCAGTGCTGGGCGCCAGCGCCATTGCCGTCACGCCGGTCGTGGCGCCGAACGCCACGACGGCTCTTCCGCAGGTCCAGAGCCATGCGTACGACCTGACGGCTGCGCTGAACGCCACCGCCTCGCCGCTGGAGATCTACGGCTCCGTTTTCAACGAAACGTTCAACAACCTGAGCCTTCTCGGCTCTGCGGTGGTGAACGACCCGGCCCCGCTGCTGAGCCAGGTGCTGGAGAACCAGAAGGGCTACCTGGAGAAGATCTTCGGGGCGTTCGGGTCCATCCCCACCAGCGTGGAGACCTGGTGGGAGGGCAGCAACGGCAAGGCCCGTCTGGACATGGCCAGGG
The DNA window shown above is from Mycolicibacterium confluentis and carries:
- a CDS encoding alpha/beta fold hydrolase, producing the protein MPVFDTDRGPVYYRHWAAPEPRAAIVFLHGFGEHTGLYHRYGFALNAAGFDLWAVDQYGHGLSPGARGDFVSAAASSALADQLTEHVAREHPGLPLVAQGHSFGSVVTLFRLLAEPDRYRAGVISGAPLVPLREMLDADTSFNLDPSWLSRDPFYLDSLQHDPLAFVDADGAALGRELDAAWDRMGSELPTLTTPTLAVHGSGDPIGPVGAVRAYAEQIEALQLREFTDSRHDVLNDIEHREVAAAIVEFIDAHL